In the Aridibaculum aurantiacum genome, GTACGTGGCTGGGAAAAAACAAGTGATCATGCACCCGTATGGATTGAGCTGAAAGATTAATGCAACAGCCTTTCCGGTAAGCATCATTTAATACTGCATTATGTTTTTAGCTGTACATGCTGTACTTCGTGTTGAATGTTTTTCCTGTATGGAATGATATTGGTAAAACTCGTTGTACGCAGGATGCAATTAAGTGATTGAAGAAAGTGTTGAAAGCCTGCAGCAAATTTAAATTTATACATGCTGGATATCCTCTTAAAGTGGTTTCGCAAGGTTTACAACAAGTCAATTCATAGCATTGCTTTCCTGCCTGCAGTCATGGCCATATTGTTCTTATTGCTGGCCATGGCTCTAATAGAATTGGATGAAGAAGGCAGTTTCAATAACATCAACAAGTACTTAAAATGGATCAGCCTTTCTGATCCGACAACAGCGCGCACCATAGTAGCTACCGTTGCTGCTGGTATCATCTCGCTTACCGTTTTTAGTTTTTCTATGGTGATGATTGTTATGAGCCAGGCAGGTTCTCAAATGAGTAACCGCATGCTCGACAACATCATTGGCGACAGGGTACAAAAGATCGTCCTGGCATTTTATACAGGAAGTATTGTGTATTCTTTATTCTTGCTTACACAAATCACTGAGCAGGTTGAAGTACACCAACTGCCTGTATTGAGCATCTACTTCTTATTGGTGCTCACTGTTATCGACATCTTTCTCTTTATTTATTTCCTGCACTATATAACCCAGTCATTCAGGTATGAGCAACTAATACAACGGATACATAACCGCTCCTTAGAAACACTTACCAACAATATTGCAGACAGCAGGTGTAGTTATGAATCATTTTCAGCTGAGGGCGGTAGAATGGTATTGTCGGCAGAAAGCGGCTATTTCCAGGGCTTTGGATTGGGCAGGCTGCTGCAAGTGGCAGCGAGGCAGGATATTGTGATACGCATGCTTCATCCTATGGGTACACATGTTTTGAAAGGCACTCCTTTGCTGGTGATACACGGAAATGTGGAAGAAAAGAATATCAAGAATTTACTGGTTGATATTGACTTCTATTACGGGCAGGAGATTGACAAGAATGCTTATTACGGCTTCTTCCACCTGATGGAGGTTGCTGTGAAAGCGCTAAGCCCCGGTGTAAATGATCCCGGGACAGCCGTACTAGCTATCCACGCTTTATCTGATCTGTTTTTACAGATCATCACATCACCTATAGGTAATGTCTATAAAGACGATGAAGGGAAAGTAAGGATAGTAACAAATACGTTGAGCTTTGAAGAAATTTTTGATAAGTCAATTTTACCCATATATGATTATGGTAAAAAGGATAGGGTGGTAATGGATGCGCTGAAGTATATGATCAGCCAATTGATGTACATAACGGAAGATCCTTCAATTACAAAATTCCTTGAACGCAAACTAAATGATCTGCAACCGGCTTAGCAGTATTGGTGAAGCATTGAAAGTGGCTTGAAGATTGCTGTTTCAAAAAGCGTAGTAGACATGATCAGCTGATATAACATAAAATGATATTCATTAATATCAGCATAATAAGTTAACGATTGTTCATTTTTGGTAATCTTCACAAGAAACGCTTACATTTACCGGATTACAGGTGCCGCAGCTTCTCTGAATAATCTACCGGCGTTAAGCAGTGAGTGAATTATATAATTGTCTGCTATAGGTATTCCTGGTCAACCACATCCTTATAAATATAAGTAGTAGCCTGGTTTTCCGCCTTTTGTTACTGCAGCCAATAATGTAATTCGATTTAAATAGGTTATAATAACTAGATATATGCATACTGAAGAAATACAGAAGTTTTTAAATGCTAATAAACTTCCCGCAAACAAACACCTCAAGATCTCTTTTAAGAAGCGAAATCCTGTATACGGCGTAATCGTTCATTGTAAAGATGCTGTAGAATTAGAGTCAAAAAACTTCTGGAGAATCGTTCCTGTTGCCAATGTAAAAGAGTGGACCAAGTCTAAGGACATCAACCTTTCAAGGCTTTTTCATGGCAGTGATTTCAGTAAACTTACTGTTGAAGAGGTTTAACTAACATTACCAGTCCTTCGGGACTGGTATATTTTTTTTTGTGATCTTCTTCTTTGAGTTTCCCTCCCATTTTCGCAGTAACATTAATAGCAATGGTTGAGTGGATTTAATATTTGCACTATTATGTTATTTTCTTTCTTCCTGAATTTGTTTGGCGCTCCCACTATTCCTTTCGATGCATTAGGTACAATTGAAGCTCAGGCTCCTAATATCATTGTATGGGCAGCTCCTGTAATGTTCTTCTTCGTTCTATTGGAGTGGTTTATTTCTTACAAGCAGAGCAAGCATCTATACGATAAGAAGGAAAGCGTCGGATCTATATTAGTAGGTATTGGAAATGTTTTCGTGAACTTGGCCATCAAGCTTACAATGTTCACTTTTGTTATTTGGGTATACAACGCCTTGCCTTATCGCATGGCGCTCAACTGGTGGACTTTTATTCCTTGCTACCTGATATTTGATCTATGCAGCTACTGGTCGCATCGCATTTCTCACCAGCAACGTTTTTGGTGGGCAACGCACGTGGTGCATCACAGCGCAGAGCATTATAACTTAACGGTATCTTTCCGCCTTAGCTGGGTGCAGCACCTTAAACTGATCTTCTTTTTACCGGTTGCCTTGCTTGGTTTTCATCCCATTGTCTTCTTTGTAGTTAACCAAATAGCTGTTCTATTCCAGTTTTGGGTACATACTGAGTATATACCTAAACTCCATCCATGGGTGGAATACATGATTGCTACTCCCTCTAACCACCGCGTACATCATGGTTCGCAGGAGAAGTATATCAACAAGAACTATGGAGCTACTTTCATTTTCTGGGACAGGCTTTTTGGCACTTACCAGAAAGAAGAAGAGCAGGTGCATTACGGAATAACGACCAACATCAAGGACAAGGCAAACCCGATAACCATCAACTTCCACGAATATGTGGATATGTGGAATGACCTGAAGCAAGCGAAAGGCCTGAAGAAAAAACTGTTCTTCATTTTTGGTGACCCCATTGCCATTGCCAATGAAAAGAAACTGCAGGAAACCTGGCCACAGGGTATTGTTGTAGAAAACACTGTAGAATTACCTGCCGCTAAAAAAGTTACTGCCTGACCTTTTGCTAGCCAACATTTCGCAACAGCATGTTTTAGCCTTCAATGAAAAGCTAAACCTTGCCGAATTGCAAACATTGTGCAGCAACCCCAAAATATTTCTGTACCTTCATTGTATTACGCGATATGCGGCTACCTTTTGGATAGGTTAACTCCAATTTATCACTCTAATCTCGCTATTGAAAGAGTGATCAACCCTGAACAACATACAATAGAAACACCTGAACCGGAGATTTACTGGAGAGATACCAGCGCCGGGTTCAATCATTAAAACAACAAAAGCAATATGGCAAAATCGAAAGCAACATTTAGTAAAAGGGAAAAAGAAAAAAATAAACTAAAGAAGCGCCAGGATAAAGAAGAAAAGAAAGCAGAAAGGAAGAATGATGCGCGGAATGGTAATAACCTTGACGAAATGCTTGCTTACGTTGATGAATTCGGAAACATCAGTTCAACTCCTCCGGATATGTCGCGTAGAAAAGAAATTAAAGCTGAAGACATAGAAATTGGAGTAGTATATAAGCACCAGGAAGAAGATGATAGTCCAAAGACCGGTGTTGTTACTATGTTCAACCACTCAAAAGGATTTGGTTTCATCACAGACAGCAAAACAAAAGAGCAGATCTTCGTTCACATATCTGCATTAGAAACGCAGGTAAATGAGCAGGATAAAGTAACTTTTGAAGTAGAAGCAGGCCAGAAAGGCTTGAAAGCTGTGAACGTCAAGAAAATATAATAAGCTCAGAAGTTTATAAGAAAGGCTCTGTTGGATATCCAACAGAGCCTTTTGTTTTATTGGTAGTTCGTTATTTCTTCAGTGAATCGCGGATCTCCATTAGTAGTTTTTCCTGCAGGGTAAATTCAGGGGCAGAAGGTGTGGTTGTTACAGGATCTTCTTTCTTTCTTTTCAATTTACTCAATGCCTGGATGAGTATGAAAAGCACAAGTGCAATAATGAGGAACTTTAGCACAGCCGCTAAAAAATTACCATATTTTACTGCGCCCCACGTCAGTTGATCCAGGTCCTTAACGCCGGCAGCTTCCAGGGCAGGAGTAAGCAGCAAAGGCGTGATAATATCTTGTACCATAGAAGATACAATTGCACCGAATGCAGCGCCAATGATAACGGCAATTGCCAGTTCCACTACATTTCCTTTTAGTGCAAAATCTTTGAAATCTTTAATGAATGCCATATTCTATTTGTTTAAATGTATAACCAACCTGAAAAAAGGTTTGTTTAATATTCTGAAAGGTATTTAAAAATTTATGTGCCATGTAATGCATGGTCGCAGGTAGCATCATAAGAAGTATTGCAACCCATAAAGAGCTTTTTAAACAGGAAGATGAAGTGTAGAGCTGTTACTCCTCTTTCTACAGCACCTGTGGAATAATCTTTAACCTGGGTGCTGCATTTCTAAATCGCATGCTTTTTGCTCTGAAAACCCGTTTAATAAAAGGCGTAATAGCAAGAATATGATTATGAAAGGTTATAGCAATAAGGTAGGAATAAGAAGTATATGCATAGCATTCGCCTGCTTCCTGGTAGCTTGTACTAATGACCAGGCAATAAAAGCAGATCTTACGGCCAAAGCAAAAGAAGATAAAAACTTCTTAGGAGTTAGGTTTACGGTGCAGGATAAGGTTGTAAACTTAACAGGTGCAGTGCCTACCAGCGAGGGTAAAACTGCGCTTGTTCAAAAAGTGGAAAAGGTACATGGTGTAAAGTCAGTTGTTGATCAACTACAAATAGCGCCTGTTGTTTTTGGTACCGATTACATGCTTAAGCAAAATGTTGATAGCATATTACAAAACTACCCGGGTTTGCAGGCCATTGTGCAAGACAGCATAGTAGTACTTGAAGGAACGGTACCAAAAGATAAAGCGACCAAAGTGGTGGCTGCTATTCAGAGTTTACAGCCTTTAGCATTGGAAAGCAGGGCAGTGGTTCAGGATTGATTTATGGGTGATGATACATTGCTGGCGGAATAATTTTTGAACCTTGATCTGCTTCAAAAATGATCATCAAGAATGTA is a window encoding:
- a CDS encoding DUF2254 domain-containing protein; the protein is MLDILLKWFRKVYNKSIHSIAFLPAVMAILFLLLAMALIELDEEGSFNNINKYLKWISLSDPTTARTIVATVAAGIISLTVFSFSMVMIVMSQAGSQMSNRMLDNIIGDRVQKIVLAFYTGSIVYSLFLLTQITEQVEVHQLPVLSIYFLLVLTVIDIFLFIYFLHYITQSFRYEQLIQRIHNRSLETLTNNIADSRCSYESFSAEGGRMVLSAESGYFQGFGLGRLLQVAARQDIVIRMLHPMGTHVLKGTPLLVIHGNVEEKNIKNLLVDIDFYYGQEIDKNAYYGFFHLMEVAVKALSPGVNDPGTAVLAIHALSDLFLQIITSPIGNVYKDDEGKVRIVTNTLSFEEIFDKSILPIYDYGKKDRVVMDALKYMISQLMYITEDPSITKFLERKLNDLQPA
- a CDS encoding short-chain dehydrogenase — encoded protein: MHTEEIQKFLNANKLPANKHLKISFKKRNPVYGVIVHCKDAVELESKNFWRIVPVANVKEWTKSKDINLSRLFHGSDFSKLTVEEV
- a CDS encoding sterol desaturase family protein, which gives rise to MLFSFFLNLFGAPTIPFDALGTIEAQAPNIIVWAAPVMFFFVLLEWFISYKQSKHLYDKKESVGSILVGIGNVFVNLAIKLTMFTFVIWVYNALPYRMALNWWTFIPCYLIFDLCSYWSHRISHQQRFWWATHVVHHSAEHYNLTVSFRLSWVQHLKLIFFLPVALLGFHPIVFFVVNQIAVLFQFWVHTEYIPKLHPWVEYMIATPSNHRVHHGSQEKYINKNYGATFIFWDRLFGTYQKEEEQVHYGITTNIKDKANPITINFHEYVDMWNDLKQAKGLKKKLFFIFGDPIAIANEKKLQETWPQGIVVENTVELPAAKKVTA
- a CDS encoding cold shock domain-containing protein, encoding MAKSKATFSKREKEKNKLKKRQDKEEKKAERKNDARNGNNLDEMLAYVDEFGNISSTPPDMSRRKEIKAEDIEIGVVYKHQEEDDSPKTGVVTMFNHSKGFGFITDSKTKEQIFVHISALETQVNEQDKVTFEVEAGQKGLKAVNVKKI
- the mscL gene encoding large conductance mechanosensitive channel protein MscL, with product MAFIKDFKDFALKGNVVELAIAVIIGAAFGAIVSSMVQDIITPLLLTPALEAAGVKDLDQLTWGAVKYGNFLAAVLKFLIIALVLFILIQALSKLKRKKEDPVTTTPSAPEFTLQEKLLMEIRDSLKK
- a CDS encoding BON domain-containing protein, which translates into the protein MKGYSNKVGIRSICIAFACFLVACTNDQAIKADLTAKAKEDKNFLGVRFTVQDKVVNLTGAVPTSEGKTALVQKVEKVHGVKSVVDQLQIAPVVFGTDYMLKQNVDSILQNYPGLQAIVQDSIVVLEGTVPKDKATKVVAAIQSLQPLALESRAVVQD